One Sebastes umbrosus isolate fSebUmb1 unplaced genomic scaffold, fSebUmb1.pri scaffold_80_arrow_ctg1, whole genome shotgun sequence genomic window carries:
- the LOC119484494 gene encoding sodium/hydrogen exchanger 5-like, which translates to MPLGEKERQDREVFQRNMKSRMETFKSTRHKRHKKERSLKKRRGSDAKEDGSDKPRRNVSWQDKNPVVVPVDSEEDKGDHSDPEKEEDVGITFVARKVETPKQRPKSVPAALDGCPSPQSPSADPPSPPSGDSHLPWKGGVGSPPPCVSVEATKIIPVDLQQAWNQSISSLESISSPPAANEAVHPRVSVLSRLGGPRPVSYTPPGSAASSAAGSTSSIGAQVTLGSFCFPEKKKKEEEEEDEEEEGGALQEMQPLMSSVRPPGSLLPPPLPPGSAPGSGRRRNPCVYLRSLVTAPPPGGGEPYSRGPTQL; encoded by the exons ATGCCTCTGGGGGAGAAGGAGCGTCAGGACCGCGAGGTGTTTCAGAGGAACATGAAGAGCCGCATGGAGACGTTCAAATCCACCCGACACAAACGACACAAGAAGGAGAGAAGCCTCAAGAAG CGCCGAGGATCCGACGCCAAGGAGGACGGCAGCGACAAACCCAGACGCAACGTCAGCTGGCAGGACAAGA atCCGGTGGTGGTTCCGGTGGACTCCGAGGAGGATAAAGGTGACCATTCAGACCCTGAGAAGGAGGAAGACGTCGGGATCACCTTCGTAGCTCGCAAGGTCGAGACGCCAAAACAACGACCCAAATCAg TCCCAGCGGCTCTGGACGGGTGTCCGAGTCCACAGAGTCCGTCGGCCGACCCCCCGTCCCCCCCCAGCGGAGACAGCCATCTGCCGTGGAAGGGCGGCGTGGGCTCCCCCCCGCCCTGCGTGTCGGTGGAGGCCACTAAGATCATCCCCGTGGACCTCCAGCAGGCCTGGAACCAGAGCATCTCGTCCCTGGAGAGCATCTCGTCCCCGCCCGCCGCCAACGAGGCCGTCCACCCCCGGGTGAGCGTCCTCTCCAGACTGGGAGGACCGCGCCCGGTCTCCTACACCCCGCCGGGCAGCGCGGCGAGCAGCGCCGCAGGCAGCACCTCCTCCATCGGAGCGCAGGTGACACTGGGCTCCTTCTGCTtcccagagaagaagaagaaggaggaggaggaagaagatgaggaggaggaaggaggagcgctGCAGGAGATGCAGCCGCTCATGTCGTCGGTGAGGCCTCCCGGCTCCCTGCTGCCGCCCCCGCTGCCGCCAGGCTCCGCCCCCGgttcagggaggaggaggaacccCTGCGTCTACCTGAGGAGCCTGGTGACGGCGCCCCCTCCTGGTGGCGGCGAGCCGTACAGCCGAGGCCCCACCCAGCTGTAA